gggggcggaccctcccccttaccccaaaagtactacccaaaattaAATGCGCACCCATcggggcaatataggactcaaatgaaaggtatttaggagaagAATAcgtatttcatattaaaaattaggtccaatcAACTGGGGGcccgccccaaacccaaaaccacctaaaataggtttattggacgatcatgacgaTATGGGGctcatgaaaggtattcggaagtagattgcggatatgggcaggaggaaggaacaggctttatagtttgttgatatcggaagggggcggatcctcccccgttaccccaaaaacatcacccaaaatcaaaagtggaccgataatgacaatatggttatcaaatgaaaggtattgaagagtataatgcgaatatagtattaaagtGGGTCCCAGttcccaggaagtcgccctaaccccagaATTCCTCctagcagacaaattgaacattCATATCcatatggggcacaaatgaaaggtattcgggagtaaattacgaatctaGCATACCAAATCTGTtaaaagtatagggggtcacacaaACCCTccgaaaacgccccaaatgagcatattaaccaaatatataattttttgatatcggaaggggggcggaccctcccccttaccccataagtactacccaaaaataaaagtgcactCATcggggcaatataggactcaaatgaaaggtatttaggagaagAATAcgtatttcatattaaaaattgggtccaagcaactgggggaccgccccaaacccaaaaccacCTGAAATAGgattattggacgatcatgacgatatgggactcaaatgaaaggtattcgggagtagattacggataTGGGCAGGAGGAAGGAAcaggctttatagtttgttgataacggaagggggccactcctcccccgttaccccaaaaacaccaccaaaaatcaaaagtggaccgataatgacaatatggttatcaaacaaaaggtattgaagagtataatgcgaatatggtattaaaaatttggtccaagtacccaggaagtcgccctaaccccagaactcctccaagcagacaaattgaacgttcatatccatatggggctcaaatgaaaggtattcgggagtaaattacgaatctggcatacaatatCAGTtagaagtatagggagtcacacAAACCCCCCGAAAACGCCCCAAATTGGCATATTAcccaaatatataattttttgatatcggaaggggggcggacgctTCCCTTCCcccaaagtactacccaaaaataaaagtgcacccatcgggacaatatgggactcaaactgaaggtattcaggagtagaatacgaatttgatattaaaaaatggGTCCAAGCAACTGGGggcccgccccaaccccaaaaccacctaaaataggtttattggacgatcatgacgatatgggactcaaatgaaaggtattcgggagtagattgcggatATGGGCGGGAGGAAGGAGcaggctttatagtttgttgatatcggaagggggcggatcctcccccgttacctccataacaccacccaaaatcaaaagtggaccgataatgacaatatgggtatcaaatgaaaggtattgaagagtataaTGCGAATATAGTATTGAAGTGGGTCCCAGTTCCCCGGAAATCGCCCTAACCCCAGAACTCCCCCAAGCAGACAAATTTAACTTTCAtatcgatatgggactcaaatgaaaggtattcgggagtaaattacgaatctggcatacaaaaactGTCACACAAACCCCCcgaaaactccccaaatgggcatattgaccaaatatgtctatttgggagccggtttgtttatttgtcccGTAGACTCAAGAACGGCTgaaatgattttcttaaaattttccctcctccttacccttattttcaaaaacaaccGATCTCcgagatgggtagggcgatttacaCTTACAGtgacccaaaaacaaaaatttgttatcaaaatcTGGGGTGCGGTGCCTAGGAGTGTCGCCCACTTCCAAAACCCGCGAAACGGATTTGTAGACCattcactacaatatgggtatcaaatcaaaggtatttgagagtagaagacgaatctgatatccaattgtgggaatttgtgtttcgtgggtcagccaacccccaaaatccctcatatcggacatatttaccgaccatcggaatatggatcttaaatgaaaagtcttcgggagtagagcacgacttttcggacatatttaccgaccatggcaatatggatctatgaaatgaaaagtcttcgggagtagagtacgaaattgactttcacttttggggcCCAGTTTTTGTGGGAGTGAATAAAacggtatttgagtgcagaaaaGATTCACAGGAAAATTTTCAACTAACATTAtgaagaaatttccaaatttagagtactcctctcTATCATATCATAATCGCTCGTAGCAGAACGGGCGGGCTCAGCTagtaataaagaaaaaataattttaaataaaataaaataaaataactaaaataattttaaataatttgaaataaattgGAAGCTGTGCCTTCGgttttattttcgttttccaCCCAATAAACAACCTTTCTACAACAACTTATCTTTCATTTATAGAAGCCAAAATCTTTAACAAAAACTattaaataaccaaaaaaaaaaaactaaaaatttgtgATAGAAAATCAACTCAAAGTCAACTACCAAATCGTTTATTAAACGAATAGTGTTCATTAATAACGCAACATAATCATTTCAACAAAATAGTGTTCAAAATTGTGATCATTTGTCCAAGTTCTCAACGATCATCATCGGCATCATCAACGCAACATCGCCATGGCTTCTTTGCAACAGAAGCGGCCTTCTTTCTCCAATTGGTTCTCTTCTCTAAGAAGGCAACCCAAAAATAAGAAATCTTCCAATTCACTTTACAATGTGGATAGCAAATATCAACATAGTTGTATAGATCTACCCTCCAGCACTTTCTATGTACAGCAAAAGCCCTTGGACAGCCCGGTCATAGCGCCGGGCGCCACCTCAACGGACAATCTGATAGATAGTGAGAAGAGATCTCGTGCGGCCAGCATATGTGCACGTTGCTGTTGTTCCATAGCCAGCAAATCGAGATCTCGCACCCCGCCCTTATCACCCAACACGGTGACCAGCGGCAGTAGTGGCAGCAATGATACCAGCTCTACCATAACACCAGATTCGACCACGCCAACTACCTGCTCGCCTGCAAGATCTCCTTCGCTCAATCCCTATAATAGTATAGCTGATTATAAGACTCCCACAGCCACAACGCCGACAACGCTAATGCAGGCACCTCCTTCGCCCTATGACAATGTGATACCCAATTATGGGCCCGATCAAAAGCAAAATCTGCAAATAGTGCGTCATGAGACTTCCTCGGAATCAACAACCGTAGGTAATCGCTTGCCCTCCTCGTTGTCTGCCTCAGCACCCTGCTCACCCAAATGGCCGCCCAGCTGGAAAAGTGGCATTGGTGGTTGTAGTAGTCCCCCCATATTAACCCATAAAACCGAATTTCTACGCTCCACCACCATTACCAGCACCCGCACCATATTGGTTACCCGCCCCGTAGAATTGCTCATCAGCAGAAATGGTGAGCTAATGACGGCCAAAGCCAAGGCCATAGAGAAGACCACACCACGCTCGAATAGTTTGGGCAATATGTTGGAGGAACCCGTGGAGCATATCATACCCATATCTACACCCACTTCCCCTCTAAGTGGTTCCACACCGCTGATTTTGGATGCGGATAATGatgattttaaatttatagACGATTCCTCCAATTCACAATCGGAGACGGAACGTAACTCACAGCAaagtgcagcagcagcagcagcaacagcggcAGCATCGGCATTGGATCAGGATAAAGAGAACTATTACTATACACTGCCCTCAAAGTTTAAGAAAGTCTCTGCCAATTCTCAACGTTCCATGAGCGTTTCCAATGGCCTGGGGAAGAGCAAAAATGCCAAAACTGGACTTTATCTGAATAATAACATAGGAAGTTTGTGTGATGACTGCAGGACAGTTATCGAAAGAAATCGCAATAATCGTGATATGCATCAGCCAAGTATGCTGTTAAGGAATAAGGTAAGggagaatagaaaaaaaaaaaagaactgaaaaaaaaaaaaactaaaaatttttttttcaatttttcttataaaaaattttatgaaaattttgtttgtttgtttttgttttagaaatttttttcaacatttttttatagaaaaatttttcaaaattttaatttattatttaatttgtatagaaaattttatttgtacagaaaattttgtcaaaattttatttgcatcgaaaatgttttaatttttccttaaaaaaggaTTCTTAAACAAATTgtaaatgaaacaaatatcttaatttttgtatcatactagccgaaccgagcccgctccgctgcgtatTCCTTAACTCTCTATTATCGAACcgcgcccgctccgctgcgtaatctttaactctctattatctttttaggatggggacacttcgccctgaatgcggataccGAATTCGTGCCGttgtagtctatgacgctgaacgcgttggaatcctggcggtgtttatcccctctttatgttggcgacatttacgaGGTGCAATACCATGCATAGtcaagaggtgttgcactgcgggacaccgtttggactcggcttaaaagaaaggtcccttatcattgagtttaaacttgaatcggaaatcactcattgatgtgcGAGAATTTGcctcttctcggttcctggtggtaatgttcttcccaagggcaatgttctcattaggggtgggatggcacctcagtcatttcgactcaaatatggatatcaaattcgtgctgcattttcaaatccctttaatttgagccccatattggccgGTAAttttatgaaccgtttggagggtgttttgaggctggggcggccaccggcactttgcactgaaaatagatatcaaattcgttctttattcccaacggaaatgaagttcagtttagggggtgctttagggcataccccaaaacacttggctccaaaattggatatcaaattcgttttctactctcaaatacctttcattcccatattgtcataatgggtcaaataatcctTTTGACGTATcttaggaggaaaagagccgtctagacttgaacgctaattttaatgtcatattcgcaatctacaccctaataccttttatttgagtcccatatagccatggtcggctaatatgtctatttggggttatttgggagtgggcgacctctcattacttggacctaatgttttaagccatatttgtaatctaatgcctaatacttttcatttgagtcccatattgacataaactttgaatatatctgtttagatcagttttggggttggagggaGCCCGCTACGTAattggtcccaaattttaatacgatattcgttttctggttttcaatacttttcatttgatacccttattgtacccatcggaccactttcgcatatgggtggcatttttgggataagggggaaggACCGCCTCtacccaatatctaaaaattatatagcctatgtttccttccagacatacgtatacaatctatgaaaattttaagaaaatcggttcagcgaagtatcatatagtcataatggttctaatggcgtttttgaggggtgacgtgaccccctatacttcggtctgattttgtatgccatattcgaaatctactcccgaatacctttcatttgagccccatattgaaatgaacgtccaatatgtcggttttgggggagttttggggttggggcgtgccgatgggtacttagactcaaattttaataccatattcgtattctactcttcaatacttttcatttgatacctatattgtcgcgatgggttcacttttggttttgggttttgtttttggtataagggggagggtccgtcccccttccgataccgaaaaattatatagcccgtttccttccagaccaacctacacaataagcaaaaatttggagaaaatcggttcggctgtttttaagtctatacggaacaaagaaccgagtcccatatatccgtgattggctaatgtacccatattgggcgtttttgtgggggtggtaTGATCACCTATActtcaacatgaatttgtatgccagattcgttatctactcccgcatacttttcatttgatgcgcatattgtctttatcggttcactttagattttgggtggtgtttttggggtaacggtgaaggCTCCGCCCCCTTGcgttttcaataaattataaaacctattcctaattcctgaccatattcgtagtctactcccgaattcctttcatttgagtcccatattgtcatgatcgtcaaatagagctattttaaggggttttggaattggggcggcccccaggtacttggacccaacttttattatgaaattcgtactctactcttgaatacctttcatctgaatcccatattgtcccgatcggtccacttgtatttttgggcagtacttttgggttaaggggaagggtccacccccctaccgatatcaaaaaattacatagcctatgtttccttccagaccaacctacataatctgtgaaaatttcaaggtaatcggttcatccgtttttgagtctatacggaacaaacaaacaaacatacaaacaaacacaaattgaattttatatataagatttaaggattttgtaaaattttttgactTATGTAGCCCCTTAGCTAGACAAAACTGTCTGTCTactctttttaaattttcgcttaatctcactcttccaaaaaatttcaacaatttgAGTTTTATCCTATTTATGGTTTTATTAAACCATAATGccggaaattttattttacgaCAGCTTATGATAAAAATTCTATACATTTTTTGAATAGCTAAAATTATCAACGTTGCTATCAACAACATCTGTCACGTCAAAACTTTTGTTTGTTGGAGGTTGAGTCATAAGCCAGCCCTAACCATAGATAACGATTTATCGGATGAGTAATGTTGAGTGGATTTATACGAAGCCATTAGTGTCATATTTCccctaataataaaaataatcaaCAAATGTTTTTGAGGAAAAAACAATTTGTATACATCTTTTAAGGTTTATTATTAAATGTATAAACCCTATTAATTACTTATTCACTAGTATAGAGAGTGAGTTCAAGAAACTAGAATAAGACATTGTATGTTCAAATATCTTATTCAGTATATACACCTTTTACCTTATTTCTGCTCTTAGGAAACCTGTCACAGTATTAGCTTTATCCCTGGCTTATGCCTCACCATCTCCCGAAAtgagtatgtttttttttgttaccaaTAGGGAAAAGTTTGCTACTGTGGTGGCACAGCAGCTGAAGCTGCTATCACCACTCTCTCTGCCACCGTATAGTTTGTCTTTATTAAGTGATTCAACATTAGACACGTATCCCGGCCATATTTTAGTCAATTATACTAATTAGATGGCATGCagaggaaaaagaaaaaaacaacctTCTAAAATAGCTAATACCGCAACCAGTTTCTTGCTGTTATAAACACATGAACATGGAAAAGATAGGGGCCTGAAATTCTTTCTGCATAATAAATTAGATGACCTGTTATTAGTGATCCActcagctgttttttttttttgtaatatttctttTTGTATTTCTTTATGCTAATCATCAAATCCAAAACTTATAAATGAAGAAGAAGTAAGAAATGAAAAAGAACagacaaaaattcaataaattattCCCAAGTTAAAAAGAATGCTAATCAACTTGAACTGTTTTATACGTCATATATGTTTGTAAACTGTTATACATCTTTAAATATCAATAATCTGTATGTAAgtgctaaaaataaaaaattaaccgcaaattccaaaaatatcaaaaaataagaATGTATAACAGTTTCCACAACTGTTATAAAATGGCTTAGTAGCAATTATAACTTCCAAACAGCTTTCAAATGTAAAGACTGTCAAACTATAATTtgctaatataattttttacccTTATACAAGAATCATCATACGTTAATTAACATTTTAAGTGAAGAGTGAAATGATTTATTACAATTAACGCATATATCCGGAAACTGTTATACATtgtcaaacaaaaattaattttctttttcactcactttttctttttattattggaaaagaataaaaattgttatagCAAGTTTTATTATAGTATAACACTTTTTGTTAACTGTTATAAATTGACCATATCTGCAAATGTAAAGACCGTCATACTATAAGTtgctaatataattttttagccTCAAATGTTATATTAATATTTTAAGTAAAGAGTGAAATGATTTATTACAGTTAACGCATATATCCGgaaactatatatattcctttttttgttgGGAAAGTATAACAATAGTTATAGCAAGTTTTAttgtagtataacagttttcttaTATATTTCGTTAACTGTTATAAATTTAACATATCATCAAATGTAAAAACTGTCATActatattttcttatatatatttttagtcttaaaaaacaaacatcaaaTGTTATTTTAACATGTTAAGTAAAGAGTTAGTTGATTTATTACAGTTAACGCATTTATACGGAAATTGTTTTACATTATCAAACAgtagacaaaataaaataaatacataataataatataaataataaataaattttctttaacacTCACTTATTCCTTTTATTATTGGGaaagaataaaaattgttttagcaAGTTTTAGTATAGTTTATTAgttttcttataaaatttgTAAACTGTTATAAATTGACCATATCTTCaaatatcatattaaaatttgctaatataaaattttattcctaAAAAACAACCATCAAATGTTATATTAACTTTTTAAGTAAAGAGTTAGTTGATTTATTACAGTTAACCCATATATCCGGAAACTGTTATACATTGTCAAACAgttggaaaaattaattttctataacaCTCACTTATTCTTTTTATTATtgggaaataataaaaattgttaaagcaAGTTTTAttgtagtataacagttttcttataaatttggttaactgttataaaatgaccatatcttcAAATGTAAACACTGTCATACTACAATATAATTTGCTGATATAATTTTTTAGTCTTAAAAAATAACCATCAAATGTTaataacattttaaataaaGAGTTAGTTGATTTATTGCAGATAAGACATATATATTCGGAAACTGTTATACATTGTCACAcagttgaaaaattattttttcttcacacccacctttttttttttgttattgcgaAAGATTAAAAATAGTTTTCGCTAGTTTTATTAAAGTGTAACAGTTTTCTTATAAAGTTTGCTAACTGttataaattggccatatctgcAAATGTAAACACTGTCATACTATAATTTgctaatataatttttattcttaaaaAACAACCatcaaatattattttaacattttgtttaaagAGTTAATTGATTTATTACAGTTAACGCATTTATACGGAAACTGTTATACATTGTCAAACAgttggaaaaattaattttctttaacaCTCACTTATTCTTTTTATTATTGggtaataataaaaattgttaaagcaAGTTTTATTATAGTATAAcaattttcttataaattttgTAAACTGTTATAAATTGACCATATCTTTTGTTTTGGTTCcacatttaaataatttttcaaaataccacATTACATTAGTAagtttatttat
The Stomoxys calcitrans chromosome 3, idStoCalc2.1, whole genome shotgun sequence genome window above contains:
- the LOC106088696 gene encoding uncharacterized protein LOC106088696 isoform X2; its protein translation is MASLQQKRPSFSNWFSSLRRQPKNKKSSNSLYNVDSKYQHSCIDLPSSTFYVQQKPLDSPVIAPGATSTDNLIDSEKRSRAASICARCCCSIASKSRSRTPPLSPNTVTSGSSGSNDTSSTITPDSTTPTTCSPARSPSLNPYNSIADYKTPTATTPTTLMQAPPSPYDNVIPNYGPDQKQNLQIVRHETSSESTTVGNRLPSSLSASAPCSPKWPPSWKSGIGGCSSPPILTHKTEFLRSTTITSTRTILVTRPVELLISRNGELMTAKAKAIEKTTPRSNSLGNMLEEPVEHIIPISTPTSPLSGSTPLILDADNDDFKFIDDSSNSQSETERNSQQSAAAAAATAAASALDQDKENYYYTLPSKFKKVSANSQRSMSVSNGLGKSKNAKTGLYLNNNIGSLCDDCRTVIERNRNNRDMHQPSMLLRNKQIKDELCEVVSEMEALDVPEDSKHSNKDKQMSIGRKKFNMDPKKGIEHLVEHRLLRHDPQDVAHFLYKGEGLNKTAIGDYLGENNDFNKDVLKAFVALHDFTNLILVQALRQFLWSFRLPGEAQKIDRMMECFAQRYCQLNPDIFTNTDTCYVLSFAIIMLNTSLHNPSVKDKPTVEQFISMNRGINNGGDLPRTLLESLYESIRTEPFKIPQDDGNDLMHTFFNPDKEGWLWKQGGRYKSWKRRWFILNDNCLYYFEYTTDKEPRGIIPLENICVREIHDRSKPNCFELFASGGAEIIKACKTDSEGKVVEGKHSVYRMSAATEEDQQEWIKRLTQSISHNPFYDILVQRKKKALSKS
- the LOC106088696 gene encoding uncharacterized protein LOC106088696 isoform X1, whose translation is MASLQQKRPSFSNWFSSLRRQPKNKKSSNSLYNVDSKYQHSCIDLPSSTFYVQQKPLDSPVIAPGATSTDNLIDSEKRSRAASICARCCCSIASKSRSRTPPLSPNTVTSGSSGSNDTSSTITPDSTTPTTCSPARSPSLNPYNSIADYKTPTATTPTTLMQAPPSPYDNVIPNYGPDQKQNLQIVRHETSSESTTVGNRLPSSLSASAPCSPKWPPSWKSGIGGCSSPPILTHKTEFLRSTTITSTRTILVTRPVELLISRNGELMTAKAKAIEKTTPRSNSLGNMLEEPVEHIIPISTPTSPLSGSTPLILDADNDDFKFIDDSSNSQSETERNSQQSAAAAAATAAASALDQDKENYYYTLPSKFKKVSANSQRSMSVSNGLGKSKNAKTGLYLNNNIGSLCDDCRTVIERNRNNRDMHQPSMLLRNKQIKDELCEVVSEMEALDVPEDSKHSNKDKQMSIGRKKFNMDPKKGIEHLVEHRLLRHDPQDVAHFLYKGEGLNKTAIGDYLGENNDFNKDVLKAFVALHDFTNLILVQALRQFLWSFRLPGEAQKIDRMMECFAQRYCQLNPDIFTNTDTCYVLSFAIIMLNTSLHNPSVKDKPTVEQFISMNRGINNGGDLPRTLLESLYESIRTEPFKIPQDDGNDLMHTFFNPDKEGWLWKQGGSMFSRYKSWKRRWFILNDNCLYYFEYTTDKEPRGIIPLENICVREIHDRSKPNCFELFASGGAEIIKACKTDSEGKVVEGKHSVYRMSAATEEDQQEWIKRLTQSISHNPFYDILVQRKKKALSKS